A region from the Acyrthosiphon pisum isolate AL4f chromosome A1, pea_aphid_22Mar2018_4r6ur, whole genome shotgun sequence genome encodes:
- the LOC100168320 gene encoding proteasome subunit alpha type-5, with translation MFLTRSEYDRGVNTFSPEGRLFQVEYAIEAIKLGSTAIGICTPEGVVLGVEKRITSPLMITSKIEKIFEVDKHIGCAVSGLIADSRTMVERARAESQNHWFTYNEQMSVESVAQAVSNLAIQFSGDYDSKEPAMSRPFGVAIMFAGIDNNGPQLFHLDPSGTYVQYNAKAIGSGSEGAQQTLQEKYHKSMGLNEAINVILNILKQVMEDKLSPTNIEIVTVTPDKLYHMLDKDELQEVFDKLVPFPEETRASSSAAVSGTVA, from the exons ATGTTCTTAACACGGTCAGAATACGATAGAGGAGTAAACACATTCTCTCCAGAAGGCAGACTATTTCAG gtggAATATGCTATTGAAGCAATTAAATTGGGTTCCACGGCCATTGGCATTTGTACACCTGAAGGAGTAGTATTAGGTGTAGAAAAACGAATCACTTCACCGCTAATGATAACTAGCAAGATAGAAAAGATCTTTGAAGTTGACAAGCACATTG GTTGCGCAGTTAGTGGGCTGATTGCAGACTCTCGTACAATGGTTGAAAGGGCTAGAGCTGAGTCACAAAACCATTGGTTTACATACAACGAACAAATGAGTGTTGAATCTGTTGCACAAGCTGTATCTAATCTAGCCATACAATTCAGTGGAGATTATGATAGTAAAGAACCAGcaatg AGTCGTCCATTCGGTGTTGCAATTATGTTTGCAGGTATTGATAATAACGGTCCACAACTATTTCATTTGGATCCATCGGGTACATATGTCCAGTATAATGCTAAAGCTATCGGATCAGGTAGTGAAGGTGCCCAACAGACATTGCAAGAAAAATATCACAAA TCTATGGGATTAAATGAagctattaatgttattttgaacATACTGAAACAAGTTATGGAAGATAAACTCAGTCCTACTAATATCGAGATTGTTACTGTGACACCTGATAAACTGTACCACATGTTGGATAAAGATGAACTTCAAGAG gtGTTTGATAAGCTTGTACCTTTCCCAGAGGAAACCAGGGCTAGTTCATCAGCTGCTGTTTCTGGAACTGTCGCCTAA
- the LOC103308367 gene encoding zinc finger MYM-type protein 1-like: protein MDEEVSNSLSTSLSFSQSPILTLKSPIKLTIGLLDNVEEEADLIYTKPNTKEDNSITVLKCTNEEEYQVMDSVFPNDPVHWPETMSNEILTYFMNLGPYGNLTKRTWLSYSPLLDRVFCMSCRLFSLVKAKKSFLSSKGTCDYRNIAKTIHHHECLPEHIQSEISRGLYFTRTRIDITLLKSANHQVAENREILKVIIDALLFTARQNIALRGHDESNTSMNKGNFLELLKLLSKHHGPLNSHLQKIEGKHNRVTFLSSLSQNKLLSILSVIVRSKILFDVKKSGLFSVIIDTTTDVSTLDQFTFLLRYVNDKGKIEERLVALVTSPDSTGKGMYEVFCNITEKYNINWKRDLCAQAYDGAASMQGQYSGLKTLIQNENPNALYVWCSAHLLNLVIVDTCDCCTKTKVFFGDIKALVEFMCARKRTATFVFFQNKLYPNERVRRLKRFSTTRWTSHDRVITVVYEKYAALLQSLNAIASAEDSDRESSSTAKSLSMRLSSFEFIIAMNLVKTIFAITTPVSNYLQSKSIDFIEAINLVDVAKNRLIDLRDDDKCQNLINEAKSFAKDQNLTERNFKEVRLRKKKIMPGELSRDEISSTAQDVFRSDVYFKVLDVIINSIESRFKDSREIMKDLCLLSPERLLSYSKKNSKKLPEDAFDQLAKWIHGINLQDLRVEYLAFSSSLHELVVRLEPKQLHENVKCIQSSEDSDSSITSYEDDRQVVEKKVSVERILHILSSYNLISAFPNLYKAYKSLGTIPASSASAERSFSKVKLIKTRLRSTTGQDRLESLLILSMEKDIEINYNEAINTFAMTSDEATHYIAHNVPSQGYRENASTTKEVVKGKKEQCNRDPRLATPHWKHVDYMEDDSA from the exons ATGGATGAAGAGGTGTCCAATTCGTTATCAACCAGTTTGTCATTTAGTCAGAGTCCAATCCTTACTTTGAAGTCACCCATCAAATTAACAATag gatTATTAGACAATGTAGAGGAAGAAGCTGATTTGATCTATACAAAACCAAATACCAAAGAAGATAACTCCATAACAGTATTAAAGTGCACTAATGAAGaag AATACCAAGTTATGGATAGTGTGTTCCCAAATGATCCTGTTCATTGGCCAGAAACCATgtcaaatgaaatattaacatACTTTATGAATCTCGGACCTT ATGGCAACTTAACAAAACGCACCTGGCTATCATACTCGCCTTTACTTGATAGAGTATTTTGCATGTCTTGTAGATTATTTAGTTTGGTTAAggcaaaaaaatcatttttatcttCTAAAGGTACCTGTGATTATAGAAACATTGCTAAAACAATTCACCATCACGAGTGTTTACCCGAACATATTCAAAGTGAGATTAGCCGGGGCTTGTACTTCACCAGAACAAGAATTGATATCACACTTTTAAAATCAGCAAACCACCAAGTAGCTGAAAACCGAGAAATCTTAAAGGTTATCATTGATGCTCTACTTTTTACTGCCAGACAGAATATTGCATTAAGAGGGCACGATGAAAGTAATACCTCAATGAACAAAGGGAACTTTTTAGAACTTTTGAAGTTATTATCAAAACATCATGGGCCCTTAAATTCtcatttacaaaaaatagaAGGTAAACACAACcgagttacatttttatcaagttTAAGTCAAAACAAACTGTTGAGCATATTATCAGTAATTGTGCGTTCTAAGATTTTATTTGATGTTAAAAAATCCGGTCTCTTTTCAGTCATCATAGACACTACTACAGACGTGTCTACGTTAGATCAATTTACCTTTTTACTTAGATATGTAAATGATAAAGGTAAAATTGAAGAAAGATTAGTGGCATTGGTAACTTCACCAGATTCAACTGGAAAAGGAATGTATgaagtattttgtaatataacagaaaaatataatattaattggaaAAGAGATTTGTGTGCACAAGCTTACGATGGAGCAGCTTCAATGCAAGGCCAATATTCAggattaaaaactttaatacaaaatgaaaaCCCTAATGCTTTATATGTGTGGTGTTCTGCACATCTTTTAAACTTGGTAATAGTTGATACATGTGACTGTTGTACCAAAACAAAGGTTTTTTTTGGTGATATTAAAGCATTAGTTGAGTTTATGTGTGCACGAAAAAGAACTGctacttttgtattttttcaaaataaattatatccaaaTGAACGAGTGCGACGCTTAAAACGTTTTTCTACCACAAGGTGGACTTCACATGACCGAGTAATTACAGTAGTATATGAAAAATATGCTGCATTATTACAATCATTGAATGCTATTGCTTCTGCGGAAGATTCTGATCGCGAATCAAGTTCAACAGCCAAAAGTTTATCAATGAGATTATCttcttttgaatttattatagccATGAATTTAGTTAAAACTATATTTGCAATTACTACTCCAGTTTCAAATTACCTTCAATCTAAATCAATTGATTTTATAGAAGCAATTAATCTTGTTGATGTTGCTAAGAATCGTTTAATTGATCTTAGAGATGATGATAAATGCCAAAATCTGATAAATGAAGCAAAAAGTTTTGCAAAAGACCAAAACTTAACAGAAAGGAACTTTAAAGAAGTCAGgttgcgtaaaaaaaaaattatgcctggAGAATTGTCTAGAGATGAAATTTCTTCTACTGCTCAAGATGTATTTAGAAGTGATGTGTATTTTAAAGTGTTGGATGTCATTATAAATTCTATTGAATCAAGGTTTAAAGACTCTAGAGAGATAATGAAGGACCTTTGTCTACTTTCACCTGAACGACTTCTGTCTTATAGTAAAAAGAATAGTAAAAAATTGCCTGAAGATGCTTTTGACCAATTAGCAAAATGGATACATGGTATAAATTTACAAGATTTAAGAGTAGAGTATTTAGCTTTCAGTAGTAGTTTACATGAATTGGTCGTAAGACTTGAACCAAAACAACTACATGAGAATGTCAAGTGTATACAAAGTTCTGAAGATAGTGATTCCAGTATCACTAGTTATGAAGATGACAGACAAGTAGTTGAGAAAAAAGTTAGTGTAGAAAGAATTCTTCATATTTTGTCAAGTTACAACTTGATATCAGCTTTTCCCAATTTGTACAAAGCTTATAAGTCACTTGGTACAATACCTGCTTCTTCTGCTTCAGCTGAACGTAGCTTTTCAAAg gtaaaattgattaaaactcGCCTACGTTCCACAACTGGACAAGACCGACTTGAAAGCTTATTGATTTTGAGCATGGAAAAGGATATTGAAATCAATTACAATGAAGCCATAAATACGTTTGCCATGACTtcagat GAGGCGACACACTATATTGCTCATAATGTGCCCTCACAGGGTTACCGGGAAAATGCATCCACGACCAAAGAGGTAGTAAagggaaaaaaagaacaatgtAATAGGGACCCGCGTCTTGCGACGCCTCACTGGAAGCACGTAGATTATATGGAGGATGACTCCGCATAA
- the LOC100158718 gene encoding LHFPL tetraspan subfamily member 3 protein, which yields MGSKIEYVDSSQMYATNYVRNAKAVGVLWGIFTVCYAIIVAVAFITPEWIGDTTTSENPARFGLWSSCYFGNGVSTAVEDCQGKLEDLSNIPSVAIRVAAIFGSVSVCIAIIIVVMLLFFFLFQSTTVYLICGWLHVLSAGCLIASIVVFPMGWDSPHIQKTCGPEAKSYSLGDCNFRWAYLLAIIASVDALILSALAFILATRHIKLQPEPLYASTLRKGELNGGYLGDSSASMAGSRKSLNLQPVMLMPQPMMDQDRFSEFSNRTGRSHKGAMYRPEYASSSIHNFQL from the exons ATGGGTTCCAAAATAGAATATGTGGACTCGTCGCAGATGTACGCTACAAACTATGTGCGTAACGCCAAAGCGGTTGGCGTTTTGTGGGGTATATTTACAGTTTGCTATGCAATAATTGTAGCAGTGGCATTCATCACTCCAGAATGGATAGGTGACACTACAACGTCTGAAAATCCTGCTCGTTTCGGTCTATGGAGCAGCTGTTACTTCGGCAATGGTGTGTCGACTGCTGTCGAGGACTGTCAGGGAAAACTGGAAGATCTGTCCAATATACCAAGTGTAGCCATAAGAGTGGCGGCAATTTTTGGCAGTGTGTCTGTGTGCATAGCTATAATTATTGTGGTGATGTTGTTGTTCTTCTTCTTATTTCAATCGACAACAGTGTACCTTATTTGTGGATGGCTACATGTTTTATCtg ctgGGTGTCTGATCGCATCCATTGTTGTTTTTCCAATGGGCTGGGATTCACCACATATTCAGAAAACATGTGGTCCAGAGGCTAAAAGCTATAGTCTTGGCGACTGTAATTTTCGTTGGGCATATTTATTAGCAATCATAGCAAGTGTGGATGCACTTATTCTATCCGCTTTGGCTTTTATCTTAGCCACTAGGCATATAAAACTTCAACCAGAACCCTTATATGCATCAACATTGCGCAAAG gtgAGCTCAATGGTGGATATTTAGGTGACAGTAGTGCATCAATGGCTGGTTCTAGAAAGTCATTGAATTTGCAACCAGTTATGTTGATGCCACAGCCAATGATGGACCAAGATCGGTTTTCTGAATTTTCCAATAGAACGGGTCGCTCTCATAAAGGTGCCATGTACAGACCGGAGTATGCTTCATCTAGTATTCATAATTTTCAACTCTAA